From the genome of Fusobacterium varium, one region includes:
- the rarA gene encoding Replication-associated recombination protein A has product MNLFESNYDKIKPLALRLRPTSLNDFIGQEKILGKGGVLRKLIEKQSISNSIFFGPPGCGKSSLGEIISKTLDSNFETLNATVASLNDLREIVEKAKKNLEFYGKKTILFLDEIHRFNKLQQDALLSYCESGILTLIGATTENPYYSLNNALLSRVMIFEFKPLSRENIRHILERGAKYIGLEEKISKEIIECILDISQGDSRIAINYLELYQNSCMELEDEEVLEIFRQRKSSYHKAEDKYNLISALIKSMRGSDPDAALYWLGRLLHGGEDPRYIARRIMIHASEDIGMANPEAMLIASSAMAASEKIGMPEVKIILAQAVVYLSISTKSNSCYMGINKAMEDIEKGDMETVPLTICHNAKGYKYPHDYTGNFIKQNYTTKKREYYIPGDNKNEKLIKEKMEKLWGK; this is encoded by the coding sequence ATGAATCTATTTGAAAGTAATTATGATAAAATAAAACCTTTAGCTTTAAGACTTAGACCTACTAGTCTGAATGATTTTATAGGTCAAGAAAAGATTTTGGGAAAAGGTGGAGTTTTAAGAAAATTAATAGAGAAACAAAGCATATCAAATTCAATTTTTTTTGGACCTCCAGGTTGTGGAAAGAGTTCACTGGGAGAGATAATTTCTAAGACTTTGGACAGTAATTTTGAAACTCTCAATGCAACTGTTGCAAGTCTTAATGATTTACGTGAAATTGTGGAAAAAGCTAAAAAAAATCTTGAATTTTATGGGAAAAAAACTATCCTATTTTTAGATGAAATACATAGATTCAATAAACTTCAGCAAGATGCACTTCTTTCATACTGTGAATCAGGAATATTGACGCTTATAGGAGCTACTACAGAAAATCCTTATTATAGTTTAAATAATGCTTTGCTATCAAGAGTGATGATATTTGAATTTAAACCACTGAGTCGAGAGAATATTAGGCATATATTGGAAAGAGGAGCTAAGTACATAGGGCTGGAAGAAAAAATATCAAAAGAAATAATAGAATGTATATTGGATATTTCACAAGGAGATAGCAGAATAGCAATAAACTATTTGGAACTTTATCAAAATAGCTGTATGGAATTGGAAGATGAAGAAGTGTTGGAGATATTTAGACAAAGGAAATCTTCATATCATAAGGCTGAAGATAAATATAATCTCATATCAGCTTTAATTAAAAGTATGAGAGGAAGTGATCCAGATGCAGCTCTTTATTGGTTAGGTAGGCTTCTGCATGGTGGAGAAGATCCAAGATATATTGCAAGAAGAATAATGATACATGCTAGTGAAGATATAGGAATGGCAAACCCTGAAGCTATGCTGATAGCTAGTAGTGCAATGGCAGCAAGCGAAAAAATAGGTATGCCAGAAGTGAAAATAATACTTGCACAAGCAGTTGTATATCTTTCTATATCTACAAAAAGTAATTCATGCTATATGGGAATAAATAAGGCAATGGAAGATATAGAGAAGGGAGATATGGAAACAGTCCCTTTGACTATATGTCACAATGCAAAAGGATATAAATATCCTCATGATTATACGGGAAATTTCATAAAGCAGAATTACACTACTAAGAAAAGAGAGTACTATATTCCTGGAGATAATAAAAATGAAAAACTTATAAAAGAAAAAATGGAAAAACTATGGGGAAAATAA
- the hisS gene encoding Histidine--tRNA ligase: MKLIKAVRGTKDIYGEEAVKYTYISKIAQEVFENYGYSYIKTPIFEETDLFKRGIGEGTDVVEKEMYTFKDRGERSITLRPENTASVVRSYLENGIYGKEDVTRYYYNGSMFRYERPQAGRQREFNQIGVEVLGESSPILDAEVIAMSFTLLEKLGISDLEVHINSVGTTASRTQYREKLLNFLNPIKEELCEDCQMRMEKNPLRVLDCKIDKCKELTKDAPSIIDSLTEEERAHYEEVKKYLDIFGIKYVEDSKLVRGLDYYSSTVYEIVTNKLGAQGTVLGGGRYDNLLKQLGDKDIPAVGFAAGVERMMMLVEDYPSNSPDVYVAWLGDNAKDFGIKITKILRDAGIKTYVDFNSKGMKSHMKKADKLGVKYCIIAGEDEINKNVVILKNFLKRTQEELPFEKAMEIIKESR; encoded by the coding sequence ATGAAGCTTATAAAGGCTGTTAGAGGAACTAAGGATATCTATGGAGAAGAAGCAGTAAAATATACGTATATATCTAAAATAGCTCAGGAAGTATTTGAAAATTATGGATATTCGTACATAAAGACTCCTATATTTGAAGAAACTGATCTGTTTAAAAGAGGGATTGGAGAAGGAACTGATGTTGTAGAGAAAGAAATGTACACTTTCAAAGACAGAGGAGAGAGAAGTATTACTTTAAGACCAGAAAATACTGCATCAGTAGTAAGGTCATATCTTGAGAATGGAATATATGGCAAGGAAGATGTAACAAGATATTATTATAATGGTTCAATGTTTAGATATGAAAGACCACAAGCAGGAAGACAAAGAGAGTTTAATCAGATAGGAGTAGAGGTTTTAGGAGAGAGTTCGCCTATACTAGATGCTGAAGTAATAGCAATGAGTTTTACTCTTCTGGAGAAATTAGGAATAAGTGATCTTGAAGTTCATATTAATTCAGTTGGAACAACAGCTTCTCGTACACAATACAGAGAAAAATTATTAAATTTTCTTAATCCTATTAAAGAAGAGTTATGTGAAGATTGCCAAATGAGAATGGAAAAGAATCCTTTAAGAGTTCTTGATTGTAAAATAGATAAGTGTAAAGAACTTACAAAAGATGCTCCTAGTATAATAGATTCTCTTACAGAAGAAGAAAGAGCTCACTATGAAGAAGTAAAAAAATATCTTGATATTTTTGGAATAAAATATGTTGAAGATTCTAAATTGGTAAGAGGACTTGATTATTATTCAAGTACAGTTTATGAAATAGTTACTAATAAACTAGGTGCACAAGGAACTGTACTAGGTGGAGGAAGATATGATAATCTTCTAAAACAATTAGGAGATAAGGATATACCAGCAGTTGGATTTGCTGCTGGAGTAGAAAGAATGATGATGTTAGTGGAAGATTATCCTAGTAACAGCCCTGATGTATATGTAGCCTGGTTGGGAGATAATGCCAAGGATTTTGGAATTAAAATAACTAAAATATTAAGAGATGCAGGAATAAAAACTTATGTAGATTTCAATTCCAAAGGAATGAAATCTCACATGAAAAAAGCTGATAAACTTGGAGTAAAATATTGTATAATAGCTGGAGAAGATGAAATAAATAAAAATGTAGTAATTTTAAAGAATTTTTTAAAGAGGACTCAAGAGGAACTACCATTTGAAAAAGCGATGGAAATAATAAAAGAATCAAGATAG
- the aspS gene encoding Aspartate--tRNA ligase yields MIYKTHNLGELRKENIGQEVILSGWVDTKRDLGGLTFVDMRDREGKTQVIFDIDVAPKDVVEQAQKLKNESVIRIVGEVKERQSKNSNMPTGDIEVFAKELVVLNNCDVLPFQISGIDDNLNENIRLKYRYLDIRRSRMLHNLKMRHKMIMAIRNFMDKEGFLDIDTPLLTKSTPEGARDFLVPCRISPGDFYALPQSPQLFKQLLMIGGVERYFQLAKCFRDEDLRADRQFEFVQLDIEMSFVTMDDVMRTIEGLAKNVFTAITGEEVNYTFQKMPYAEAMSRFGSDKPDIRFGVELKDLTEIVRNSGFKAFQETVANGGIVKAVVAPQGAEKFSRKIIGEYEEHAKRYFGAKGMAYIKITEEGINSPIAKFLSEDEMKSIVETTGAVKGDIILIIADKAKVVYGALGAIRTRIGREFNLINPDEFKFLWVVDFPMFQYDEEEQRYKAEHHPFTSIKDEDLNAFLDGQTENIRTNTYDMVLNGFEIGGGSIRIFNPEIQAKVFDRLGLTPEEAKTKFGFFLDAFKYGAPPHGGLAFGLDRWLMVMLKENSIRDVIPFPKTNKGQCLMTEAPGEVDEGQLEELYLKSTYVEEKKQ; encoded by the coding sequence ATGATTTATAAAACTCATAATTTAGGTGAATTGAGAAAAGAAAATATAGGACAGGAGGTCATTCTTTCTGGTTGGGTAGATACAAAAAGAGATCTTGGAGGTCTGACTTTTGTTGATATGAGAGATAGAGAAGGAAAGACACAAGTCATTTTTGATATAGATGTAGCACCTAAAGATGTAGTGGAACAGGCTCAAAAACTAAAAAATGAATCAGTTATAAGAATAGTTGGAGAAGTAAAAGAAAGACAAAGTAAAAATTCTAATATGCCTACAGGAGATATAGAGGTTTTTGCAAAAGAACTTGTAGTATTAAACAATTGTGATGTTCTTCCTTTCCAAATTTCAGGAATAGATGATAATCTTAATGAAAATATCAGATTAAAATACAGATATCTTGATATAAGAAGATCAAGAATGCTTCATAATCTTAAAATGAGACATAAAATGATTATGGCAATAAGAAATTTTATGGATAAAGAAGGATTTTTGGATATAGATACTCCTTTACTTACAAAATCTACACCAGAAGGAGCAAGGGATTTTCTAGTTCCATGTAGAATAAGTCCAGGAGATTTTTACGCACTTCCTCAATCACCACAATTGTTTAAACAATTATTGATGATTGGTGGGGTAGAGAGATATTTCCAATTAGCTAAATGTTTTAGAGATGAAGATCTTAGAGCAGACAGACAATTTGAATTTGTACAGTTAGATATAGAGATGTCTTTTGTAACAATGGACGATGTAATGAGGACTATAGAAGGGCTTGCTAAGAATGTATTTACTGCTATTACTGGAGAAGAAGTTAATTATACTTTCCAAAAAATGCCTTATGCAGAAGCAATGTCTAGGTTCGGTTCTGATAAGCCAGATATCAGATTTGGAGTAGAGCTTAAAGATTTAACTGAAATAGTAAGAAACTCTGGATTTAAAGCTTTTCAAGAAACAGTGGCAAATGGTGGAATAGTAAAAGCTGTAGTGGCACCTCAAGGAGCAGAAAAATTCTCTAGAAAAATAATTGGAGAGTATGAAGAACATGCTAAGAGATATTTTGGCGCTAAAGGAATGGCATATATCAAAATAACTGAAGAAGGAATAAATTCTCCAATAGCTAAGTTCCTTTCAGAAGATGAAATGAAATCTATAGTTGAAACAACAGGGGCTGTAAAAGGAGATATTATTCTTATTATAGCTGACAAAGCAAAAGTAGTATATGGAGCTTTAGGAGCTATTAGAACTAGAATAGGAAGAGAATTTAATCTTATCAATCCTGATGAATTTAAGTTCTTGTGGGTAGTAGACTTCCCTATGTTCCAATATGATGAAGAGGAACAAAGATATAAAGCTGAACATCACCCATTTACTTCAATAAAAGATGAAGATTTGAATGCGTTTTTAGATGGACAAACTGAAAATATAAGAACTAATACTTATGATATGGTACTTAATGGGTTTGAAATTGGTGGAGGTTCTATCAGAATATTTAATCCTGAAATTCAGGCTAAGGTATTTGACAGATTGGGACTTACACCAGAAGAAGCTAAAACTAAATTTGGATTTTTCCTAGATGCATTTAAATATGGAGCGCCACCTCATGGAGGACTTGCGTTTGGATTAGATAGATGGTTAATGGTAATGCTTAAAGAAAATTCTATAAGAGATGTTATTCCATTCCCTAAGACAAATAAAGGACAATGTCTAATGACAGAAGCTCCTGGTGAAGTTGATGAAGGACAATTAGAAGAATTATATTTAAAGAGTACTTATGTTGAAGAAAAAAAACAATAA
- a CDS encoding hydroxyacylglutathione hydrolase, with the protein MMNIKTFYLGSMMTNCYITWNDDKIAYLFDCGGENIDKIMTFLKVNGLTLKYLILTHGHGDHIAGINRLVEEYPNVEVYIGKEDAACLTEPELNLMRYITGANFVFNGEVHTIKEGDMVGEFEVLDTPGHTIGSKSFYCSAAKMLISGDTMFRRSYGRYDLPTSSGEMLFNSLAKLCKLPADTKVYSGHSDVTTIGEEKEFLSMQGII; encoded by the coding sequence ATGATGAATATAAAGACATTTTATTTAGGTTCGATGATGACAAATTGTTATATAACTTGGAACGATGATAAGATTGCTTATCTTTTTGATTGTGGTGGAGAAAATATAGATAAAATTATGACTTTTTTAAAAGTCAATGGACTTACATTGAAATACTTAATTCTTACCCATGGGCATGGGGATCATATTGCAGGGATAAATAGGTTGGTAGAAGAATATCCAAATGTTGAAGTATATATAGGAAAAGAAGATGCTGCATGCCTTACAGAACCAGAATTAAATTTAATGAGATATATTACAGGAGCAAATTTTGTTTTTAATGGAGAAGTTCACACTATAAAAGAAGGAGATATGGTGGGAGAATTTGAAGTTTTAGATACTCCAGGACATACTATCGGATCAAAAAGTTTTTATTGTTCTGCAGCTAAAATGCTGATTTCAGGTGATACTATGTTCAGAAGAAGTTATGGAAGATATGATTTACCTACAAGCAGTGGAGAAATGCTTTTTAACAGTCTTGCAAAATTATGTAAATTACCTGCTGACACAAAAGTTTATAGTGGACATAGTGATGTAACAACTATTGGAGAAGAAAAAGAATTTCTATCTATGCAGGGAATAATCTAA
- the secG_1 gene encoding Preprotein translocase band 1 subunit has product METLFTIMLFIFAITLIILVLIQPDRSHGMSASMGMGASNTVFGISKDGGPLAKATQVVAVLFIVSALLLYLVK; this is encoded by the coding sequence ATGGAAACATTATTTACAATAATGCTTTTTATATTTGCGATAACGCTTATAATATTAGTGCTTATACAGCCTGATAGGAGCCATGGAATGTCAGCAAGCATGGGAATGGGAGCTTCAAATACTGTGTTTGGAATATCAAAAGATGGTGGGCCTTTAGCTAAAGCAACTCAAGTTGTTGCAGTACTATTTATTGTCAGTGCACTTTTATTATACTTAGTAAAATAG
- the phoH gene encoding Phosphate starvation-inducible protein psiH — protein sequence MRKTFILDTNILIHDPYCIYNFRGNDVILPIYVIEEIDKLKRNQNTAIQARLASRVLDEIRKEGSLFKGVELKNDIFFRVEIKNDMKLLPEVLKKDVVDNYIISVTLGIKKDNPDKRVIIVTKDINMRIKADALGLEVEDYSTDKVDYTELYDGFYEVEVDSKTFGQYEKNGKMDFMDLGREDIIPTPNSFFKLNCKGNILTGRYENGKIKKFLLGDSSPWGLRARNDEQRFAMELLMDENIKVVTLVGGAGTGKTLLAIATGLELVVERKKYKKLLIARPIIPMGKDLGYLPGSEKEKLKPWMQPIFDNIDFLSEAKDDKTGEKVVEGLEAMGILKIEALTYIRGRSIPRGLIIIDEAQNLTPLEIKTIVTRAGENTKIIFTGDPQQIDNPYLDSNTNGLTYLADRLKNEEIVGHITLKKGERSKLAEIAAKLL from the coding sequence ATGAGAAAGACATTCATACTAGATACTAATATACTTATTCATGATCCTTACTGTATTTATAATTTTAGAGGAAATGATGTTATTCTTCCCATCTATGTTATAGAAGAGATAGATAAGCTTAAAAGAAATCAAAATACAGCCATTCAAGCCAGACTAGCCTCAAGGGTTCTAGATGAAATCAGAAAAGAAGGAAGTCTTTTTAAAGGAGTAGAACTGAAAAATGATATATTTTTTAGAGTCGAAATTAAAAATGATATGAAGCTTCTTCCAGAAGTTTTAAAAAAAGATGTTGTAGATAATTATATTATTTCAGTAACATTGGGAATAAAAAAAGATAATCCAGATAAAAGAGTCATAATAGTAACTAAAGATATAAATATGAGAATAAAAGCTGATGCCTTAGGATTGGAAGTGGAAGATTATTCAACAGATAAGGTTGATTATACAGAGTTATATGATGGCTTTTATGAAGTAGAGGTTGATAGTAAAACATTTGGACAATATGAAAAAAATGGCAAAATGGATTTTATGGATTTAGGAAGAGAAGATATTATTCCTACTCCAAATAGTTTCTTCAAACTAAATTGTAAAGGTAATATTCTTACAGGAAGATATGAAAATGGCAAAATTAAAAAGTTTCTTCTTGGAGATAGTAGTCCTTGGGGACTTAGAGCAAGAAATGATGAGCAGAGATTTGCCATGGAACTGTTGATGGATGAAAATATAAAAGTGGTTACTCTTGTAGGAGGAGCTGGAACAGGGAAAACACTTTTAGCTATAGCAACAGGATTAGAATTGGTAGTTGAAAGAAAAAAATATAAAAAATTACTTATAGCAAGACCTATTATTCCAATGGGAAAGGATCTTGGATATCTTCCAGGAAGTGAAAAAGAGAAATTAAAACCATGGATGCAGCCTATTTTTGACAATATAGATTTTTTAAGTGAAGCAAAAGATGATAAAACTGGAGAAAAAGTTGTTGAAGGATTAGAAGCCATGGGAATATTGAAAATAGAAGCATTGACATATATAAGAGGAAGAAGTATACCAAGAGGACTTATTATAATTGATGAAGCACAAAATTTAACTCCATTGGAAATAAAAACTATAGTGACAAGAGCTGGTGAAAATACTAAAATAATATTTACAGGGGATCCTCAACAGATAGATAATCCTTATCTTGATTCCAATACAAATGGATTGACATATCTTGCTGATAGATTAAAAAATGAGGAAATTGTAGGACATATTACTTTAAAAAAAGGTGAAAGATCTAAGCTTGCTGAAATAGCTGCAAAATTATTGTAA
- the trxB_2 gene encoding Thioredoxin reductase, with the protein MNEKKYDVIIIGGGPAGLTAGIYIGRSKLKTLIIEKEGEGSLLMAHKIDNYPGFPEGLSGKELYILMKKQAEKFGAEFLDATLLGFDVYSDTENKIVKTDKGNFRAKVVIIATGSGKNGSKKLKGEEEFLGKGVSYCATCDGAFTKNLNVSLLGQGEEVAEEALFLTKFSKTIKIFVNDKEFKCHKDTLDALTASGKVEIITDAKLLEIKGGEYVEELVIEKNGEIKNYPSDFAFLYLGTKNNTEMYGEFARLDSQGNIITKDGLKTNVEGMYAAGDIRSGIIRQVTTAVADGTIAAMEAIKEILKKK; encoded by the coding sequence ATGAATGAAAAAAAATATGATGTCATAATAATTGGTGGAGGACCAGCAGGTCTTACAGCAGGGATATATATAGGAAGATCAAAACTAAAAACTTTGATAATTGAAAAAGAAGGAGAAGGAAGCCTTCTTATGGCACATAAAATAGATAACTATCCAGGATTTCCAGAGGGGTTATCAGGAAAAGAGCTATATATTTTGATGAAAAAACAGGCAGAAAAATTTGGAGCTGAATTTTTAGATGCCACTCTTTTAGGCTTTGATGTATATTCAGATACTGAAAATAAAATAGTAAAAACAGATAAAGGAAATTTTAGAGCAAAGGTTGTAATAATAGCTACAGGAAGTGGAAAAAATGGAAGTAAGAAGTTAAAAGGAGAAGAGGAATTTCTAGGTAAAGGGGTATCATATTGTGCAACTTGTGATGGAGCTTTTACTAAAAATTTAAATGTATCTTTGTTAGGTCAGGGAGAAGAAGTAGCAGAAGAGGCACTTTTCCTTACAAAGTTTTCTAAAACTATAAAAATATTTGTAAATGATAAAGAGTTCAAGTGTCACAAGGATACTTTAGATGCTTTAACAGCTTCTGGAAAAGTAGAAATAATAACAGATGCTAAACTGCTTGAAATAAAAGGTGGAGAATATGTTGAGGAACTTGTTATCGAGAAGAATGGAGAAATAAAAAATTATCCTTCTGACTTTGCATTTCTTTATTTGGGAACTAAAAATAATACAGAGATGTATGGAGAATTTGCTCGATTAGATAGTCAAGGCAATATCATAACAAAAGATGGATTGAAGACTAATGTAGAAGGTATGTATGCAGCTGGAGATATAAGATCTGGGATAATAAGACAAGTAACAACTGCTGTGGCTGATGGAACTATTGCTGCTATGGAAGCCATTAAGGAAATTTTAAAAAAGAAATAA